The Amaranthus tricolor cultivar Red isolate AtriRed21 chromosome 6, ASM2621246v1, whole genome shotgun sequence genome has a segment encoding these proteins:
- the LOC130815647 gene encoding uncharacterized protein LOC130815647, translated as MIQPPIQLENKKERSIMLSELETIGATLTGPWIVLRDFNCIANLKKRIGQKSCLNEIEPLRQCMGNCEIYDLKSTRRFFTWSNKKRGEARVLSKIDRVMGNPVWESLFPTTEVYFLSEGYFHHTSMLVQFLEPPKRKKPCKFLNHWGKHRDFIETIREAWRTRPCGNSNHLDHNLKLVKEACKLRFKNTEQWTWLKLKMSLTKPNRSSTYTLGTNI; from the exons ATGATACAACCTCCAATCCAATTGGAAA ATAAGAAAGAGAGGAGTATTATGCTTTCTGAGCTCGAGACTATAGGTGCAACTCTAACAGGGCCTTGGATAGTCCTACGAGATTTCAACTGCATAGCCAATCTAAAGAAGAGGATAGGTCAAAAATCATGCCTCAATGAAATAGAGCCTCTTCGACAATGCATGGGGAATTGTGAGATTTATGACTTGAAAAGTACCAGGAGATTTTTTACATGGTCTAACAAGAAAAGAGGGGAAGCTAGGGTGCTAAGCAAGATTGACAGAGTGATGGGAAACCCAGTATGGGAGAGCTTATTTCCCACAACTGAGGTCTACTTTCTTTCGGAAGGATACTTCCACCACACATCAATGCTGGTTCAATTCCTAGAGCCCCCTAAACGTAAAAAACCTTGTAAGTTCCTCAATCACTGGGGAAAACACAGAGATTTCATTGAAACCATCCGAGAAGCATGGCGCACCCGCCCGTGTGGGAACTCAAATCACCTCGATCATAATCTCAAGTTGGTTAAGGAGGCATGTAAATTACGGTTCAAGAATACAGAACAGTGGACTTGGCTAAAGCTGAAGATGAGCTTAACAAAGCCCAACAGGAGCTCCACCTACACCCTGGGGACAAATATCTAG